The Sporosarcina sp. Te-1 DNA window TGCGTTAAAGTTAATGTATCTTCCGATTTCATTGCAATGGTCGAAGCAGATTCGGCCGCACGATGTATGCCGATCGCCATTTCTTCCATGACCCGTGCACTTTCCTCGGAACTTGCTGCTTGAGATTCCAGGCTTCCCGTCACTTGATGAATGGACTCAGAAAATTGACTTGATGATTCTACTGTATCCTCCGCAATCTGTAAAAATTCAGTTGAGGATTGATACACTTTATCGGTTACCAAATGGGCTTGCTGAATAAGAGAGCTTAAGGTTTCCGTCATGGTGTTAAATTGCTGGCTCAAATCGCCTAACTCATCATTGCTTTTCACATGAATCTTTGTAGTGAGATCGCCATCGCTCACTTTTCCAATCGCCGTCTGTATCTCTTTGATAGGCGCCAGTAATTTTCGTGAGCCGACATATTGTAGTAGTAACACAATGAGTAAGGAAATGCCGATTCCGACAGATAACCAAATCAAGAATTTATATTTTAGTTGATTCATAATACTGGCATCTAAATCGACAGCAAATACAGCTGTCACCTCATCATGATCATCCAGAATAGGAAACAGAGCCGCTTGCCATGTTCCGAACTCGTCAGTATATATTTCTGAGTAAGAAGGTTGCTTGCTCGTAACGGCTTGCTCCAGTGCATCCGCTAACAGCTCACTTGAAAAAACATCCCCAGGATATAGCTCATCTTCTATATTATTAGACGGTACAGCTAATAATTTGATTCCTCTCTGGGCATCTGCAAATTGGGGATCCATAATATATCCTTGCGATACGGAAGATTCATTGGCAGCCAGATGATCCAAATGTTGAATTAACTTTTGTTGAATGTCGCTGTTTACATCACTATTGGACTTCGCAGCCTCAACATCCTCCCTATCTATCGTACTAGCCCATAGTTGCGCAACACCGCCGGCTCTATCATGGATTACCGTCTGGACAATTTGATTATTAAGCATATAACTGATCACACTTGTACAAAGCCCCACTAACACAACTGTGAGAAAAGATAGTAGTAAGTTTTTCCCGAGTAAAGTTTGTTTCCTTTTCATGATTTCCTCCCATGTTTTGTATTGAATACTGCCGTTACACTCCTATTAGTTCCTTTGGTAATTCCGGTAATACAAATGATACTTTTAGCCTTCTAAAATCCCTGATTATTTTTATATCTTTCGTATGAGTATTCGTTAATATTTTACTATTAGAAAATGACAAAAGTCTATATAAATTTGTGTTTTTTTAATTTATTCTTTCTACAAACGCAAGCAGTCCCCATATGACAGTGTATGGAGACCGCTTACTCTTTTTATCATTCTCTTGTTAAAAGACGAACGCCTACTTTGATACTACAAAAATTTAGACACAGGGGGCCAATCGTACGACCCGTAAATTCTATGGTAAAATCTAACGTATAATTTTAATTTACTATACAATTATAGTACATTGGATAAACAGAGGATGTCCCAATAAGTGTAGAGACCATCGTTTCATGCTTGGGAGTTGGAGAAAGTTGGAGGTTACCCAATATGAATAAATATTTGTTATTGACGGACCATGTCTATAACTATATTGTCGAACAGATCAATAA harbors:
- a CDS encoding methyl-accepting chemotaxis protein; this translates as MKRKQTLLGKNLLLSFLTVVLVGLCTSVISYMLNNQIVQTVIHDRAGGVAQLWASTIDREDVEAAKSNSDVNSDIQQKLIQHLDHLAANESSVSQGYIMDPQFADAQRGIKLLAVPSNNIEDELYPGDVFSSELLADALEQAVTSKQPSYSEIYTDEFGTWQAALFPILDDHDEVTAVFAVDLDASIMNQLKYKFLIWLSVGIGISLLIVLLLQYVGSRKLLAPIKEIQTAIGKVSDGDLTTKIHVKSNDELGDLSQQFNTMTETLSSLIQQAHLVTDKVYQSSTEFLQIAEDTVESSSQFSESIHQVTGSLESQAASSEESARVMEEMAIGIHRAAESASTIAMKSEDTLTLTQNGKELIQQAVNQMQHINQTVGSSAEIVEKLGVRSQEIGQIVSVISGISEQTNLLALNAAIEAARAGEAGKGFAVVADEVRKLAEQSKTAATEIVNIIELTQVDTKHAVEAMEKGTKEAATGVQVIDSVGTIMNQIVDSTKLVSGEIQESSAVYEEMSASSEEVNATVTEIAGASQNSLLIFNELTSETEKQLQSMKVMKESSHSLAAAVKSLEEKLNTFTIK